From one Luteolibacter sp. SL250 genomic stretch:
- the pyk gene encoding pyruvate kinase, with the protein MPRKTKLTVTLGPATESEEMIGKLIDLGVNVFRLNMSHAKHEWASEMSKRIRRQSDQRGIHIPVLFDLTGPSIRTGTLDQPYDLKEGDIVEFREENTAPQLPISTTVNYPGLMADVKEGNTLVVDNGVLLMRIDKVEKDRVHCYVKTPGVMGSRRHINLPGVRLNLPALTEKDHKDLALAVSCKADYIAGSFVRDSSHVRELREAMEALEGEAQIVAKIEDQEAVKNIDAIIHAADVIMVARGDLGVEVDFEELPILQRRIVKRCHELGTRVIVATQMLESMISNPTPTRAEVTDVSNAAYEEADSLMLSGETSVGRYPERCVEAMVRISSRIERSGGLGYGQNVLLRDERQKVARAAVTLADSLPDGRLVVLTRRGVLANHVALLRPKTAHFYAFTPKPVVCRQLSLTRGITAFQISFAVNIEETIMAVTEHLKELGLVRPGTPMVIVSDILSNHFAANSILLHHA; encoded by the coding sequence ATGCCCCGCAAGACCAAGCTCACCGTTACCCTAGGACCGGCCACTGAATCTGAAGAAATGATCGGGAAACTGATCGATCTTGGCGTGAACGTGTTCCGACTGAACATGAGCCACGCCAAGCACGAATGGGCCAGTGAAATGTCCAAGCGGATCCGCCGCCAGTCCGACCAGCGGGGCATCCACATTCCGGTGCTCTTCGACCTCACCGGACCTTCGATCCGGACCGGCACCCTGGACCAGCCGTATGATCTGAAGGAAGGCGACATCGTGGAATTCCGCGAGGAGAACACCGCTCCGCAACTGCCCATCTCCACGACGGTCAACTACCCCGGCCTGATGGCGGATGTGAAGGAAGGCAACACCCTCGTGGTGGACAACGGCGTGCTGCTGATGCGCATCGACAAGGTGGAGAAAGACCGCGTCCACTGCTACGTGAAGACCCCCGGGGTCATGGGATCCCGCCGCCACATCAACCTTCCGGGTGTCCGGCTCAACCTGCCGGCGCTCACGGAGAAGGATCACAAGGACCTGGCGCTGGCCGTCTCCTGCAAGGCGGACTACATCGCCGGTTCCTTCGTCCGGGACTCCTCCCACGTGCGCGAACTGCGGGAAGCGATGGAAGCGTTGGAAGGCGAAGCGCAGATCGTTGCGAAAATCGAGGACCAGGAGGCCGTCAAGAACATCGACGCCATCATCCATGCGGCGGATGTCATCATGGTGGCCCGCGGCGATTTGGGTGTGGAGGTCGATTTCGAGGAACTCCCGATCCTGCAGCGCCGGATCGTGAAACGCTGCCATGAACTGGGCACCCGCGTGATCGTCGCCACCCAGATGTTGGAGTCCATGATTTCCAATCCGACACCGACCCGTGCGGAGGTGACCGACGTATCCAACGCCGCGTATGAAGAGGCGGATTCGCTGATGCTTTCCGGAGAGACGTCCGTGGGCCGCTATCCGGAGCGGTGCGTGGAGGCGATGGTCCGCATTTCCTCCCGGATCGAGCGCTCCGGCGGTCTGGGCTACGGCCAGAACGTCCTGCTGCGGGACGAACGGCAGAAAGTCGCACGCGCTGCGGTCACCCTGGCCGACTCCCTTCCGGACGGGCGTCTGGTGGTCCTGACCCGCCGTGGCGTGCTGGCCAACCATGTGGCGCTGCTGCGCCCGAAGACCGCCCACTTCTACGCCTTCACTCCGAAGCCTGTCGTGTGCCGCCAGCTTTCGCTGACACGGGGCATCACCGCTTTCCAGATTTCCTTCGCCGTGAATATCGAGGAGACCATCATGGCGGTCACCGAACACCTGAAGGAACTGGGTCTGGTGCGTCCGGGAACCCCCATGGTCATCGTTTCCGACATCCTTTCCAACCACTTCGCGGCGAATTCGATCCTGCTCCATCATGCCTGA
- a CDS encoding GNAT family N-acetyltransferase: MPDIPHTFPALQRGIRRLRLIFDTWYPWDLKKVGGKVRALKFRQLEMDDIEWCLKLYARNERCGVPESGRGLYEEYLESRDHRILIVEDSGGRVGTFGIHMADETTGYISYLLVDPGAQRTGVGTTMVLAAAALLGVDDREKYLMLTAFDTALPFYRRLAFASILTERHEGRPLHHLAHGPMPPLLIADYIEMLRRSGVDPEELRLRIPFSKTPTLPGSLDTEEELPY, translated from the coding sequence ATGCCTGATATCCCCCACACTTTCCCGGCGCTCCAGCGCGGCATCCGCCGCCTGAGGCTGATCTTCGATACCTGGTATCCGTGGGATCTGAAAAAAGTCGGGGGAAAGGTGCGTGCGCTGAAATTCAGGCAACTGGAGATGGACGACATCGAATGGTGCCTGAAGCTGTATGCAAGGAACGAGCGTTGCGGAGTGCCGGAAAGCGGTCGTGGGCTCTATGAGGAATATCTGGAGTCGAGGGACCACCGCATCCTGATCGTGGAGGATTCCGGCGGCCGGGTGGGCACCTTCGGCATCCACATGGCGGATGAAACCACCGGCTACATCAGCTATCTGCTGGTGGATCCCGGTGCGCAGCGAACAGGAGTGGGGACCACCATGGTGCTGGCCGCCGCAGCGCTGCTGGGGGTGGATGATCGGGAGAAATATCTCATGCTCACCGCCTTTGACACCGCACTTCCTTTCTACCGCCGCCTGGCATTCGCGAGCATCCTGACGGAAAGGCATGAAGGCAGGCCGTTGCATCATCTCGCACACGGTCCCATGCCCCCTCTGCTGATCGCGGATTACATCGAAATGCTCCGCCGTTCCGGCGTGGATCCCGAGGAACTCCGGTTGCGCATCCCTTTCTCGAAAACCCCCACCCTTCCGGGAAGCTTGGACACGGAGGAGGAACTCCCCTACTGA
- a CDS encoding Lrp/AsnC family transcriptional regulator: protein MHTIPTEHSDPVNAKILAISEDLIAGFHRHPFHVIAEKSGVDLPTVIERIRAMLEAGVIRRVRQTLLSTKLAHGALVAWKVPEEKLNAAFDFMSKEDPFSGHVVIRSTDTEVSGSGYRLWTTLKVPVGESLEFHADALKRLTGATEYLLMPANGVFALGVGHVRRRSLEPGDKAEEPAVMMTTVPVELTPEEWNVLLCLKEELTPDEVVYDPWIGRAEKAGVSIERFCEVAETLNAKKVIGRFSTFLEHVKPSSTGERVTRFNGLFHWAVPKGREIEAGAEVGRHFCMTHCYWREGGPQFGDVNIMGVVHGTEKPRVLEHKAAIDRHLESIGIPVSYTNVFWGGRSEIKPSEISPQVFADWHRKHSAE, encoded by the coding sequence ATGCATACCATTCCCACCGAACACTCCGATCCCGTGAACGCGAAGATCCTCGCCATTTCAGAGGATCTCATCGCGGGTTTCCACCGCCATCCTTTCCATGTCATCGCGGAGAAATCCGGAGTCGATCTGCCGACGGTCATCGAACGCATCCGCGCCATGCTGGAGGCGGGCGTGATCCGGCGGGTGCGCCAGACGCTGCTTTCCACCAAACTGGCCCACGGTGCCCTCGTCGCCTGGAAAGTGCCGGAGGAAAAACTGAATGCCGCCTTTGACTTCATGTCGAAGGAGGATCCCTTCTCCGGCCACGTGGTCATCCGTTCGACGGACACGGAGGTTTCCGGATCCGGCTACCGCCTGTGGACGACGCTCAAGGTGCCGGTGGGCGAGTCCCTGGAGTTCCATGCGGATGCCCTCAAGCGCCTGACCGGTGCCACCGAGTATCTGCTGATGCCGGCGAACGGCGTCTTCGCCCTGGGTGTGGGACACGTCCGCCGCAGAAGCCTGGAACCCGGCGACAAGGCGGAGGAACCTGCCGTGATGATGACCACCGTCCCGGTGGAACTCACTCCGGAGGAGTGGAACGTGCTGCTTTGCCTCAAGGAGGAACTCACTCCTGATGAAGTCGTCTATGATCCGTGGATCGGCCGGGCTGAGAAAGCCGGTGTCTCCATCGAACGGTTCTGCGAGGTGGCCGAAACGCTGAATGCGAAGAAGGTCATCGGCCGGTTCTCCACTTTCCTGGAGCACGTAAAACCATCCTCCACCGGTGAGCGGGTCACCCGCTTCAATGGACTGTTCCACTGGGCGGTGCCGAAGGGCCGCGAGATCGAAGCCGGGGCCGAGGTCGGCCGCCACTTCTGCATGACCCACTGCTACTGGCGGGAGGGTGGACCGCAATTCGGCGACGTGAACATCATGGGCGTGGTGCATGGCACCGAAAAGCCGCGCGTGCTGGAGCACAAGGCCGCGATCGACCGCCACCTTGAGTCCATCGGCATCCCCGTTTCCTACACCAACGTCTTCTGGGGAGGACGCTCCGAGATCAAGCCATCCGAGATCTCCCCGCAGGTCTTCGCCGACTGGCACCGGAAACACTCCGCGGAGTAA
- a CDS encoding site-specific DNA-methyltransferase → MNLIGGDCLEVMPRLAAGSVDLVVTSPPYNLGIGYNTFKDTAPRDEFLAWCREWAAELRRVMADDASFFLNIGAAPANPLLPHQLILSLTEGTEPLFVLQNTFHWIKSITVATRAGESISAGHFKPINSKRFVNDCHEYVFHLTKGGDIPLDRRGAGVPYQDKSNIARWGHTGGEDQRCRGNTWFIPYDTIKSRAKDRPHPATFPMGLVEQCIRLHGKGAATRMLDPFLGIGTSALAAHRQGIEAFTGIELDADYLQFAHERLNGGRDFLFPPANSP, encoded by the coding sequence ATGAATCTGATCGGGGGGGATTGTCTGGAAGTCATGCCACGCCTGGCTGCGGGCAGCGTGGATCTCGTCGTCACCTCGCCCCCCTACAACCTCGGGATCGGCTACAACACGTTCAAGGACACCGCACCCAGGGATGAGTTCCTTGCCTGGTGCAGGGAGTGGGCGGCCGAGCTGCGTCGCGTGATGGCGGACGACGCCTCGTTTTTTCTCAATATCGGCGCGGCTCCGGCAAATCCCCTGCTGCCCCACCAGTTGATCCTTTCCCTGACCGAGGGAACCGAACCGCTGTTCGTCCTCCAGAACACGTTCCACTGGATCAAATCCATCACGGTGGCCACCCGGGCCGGAGAATCAATCAGCGCCGGGCATTTCAAGCCGATCAACTCGAAGCGCTTTGTGAATGACTGCCACGAGTATGTCTTCCACCTGACAAAAGGCGGCGATATCCCTCTCGACCGAAGGGGGGCGGGCGTCCCCTACCAGGACAAATCAAACATCGCCCGCTGGGGACACACCGGCGGCGAAGACCAGCGGTGCCGTGGCAACACCTGGTTCATTCCCTACGATACCATCAAATCCCGGGCGAAGGACCGCCCCCACCCCGCCACTTTTCCAATGGGGCTGGTGGAGCAATGCATCCGTCTCCATGGCAAGGGAGCCGCCACCCGGATGCTGGATCCATTCCTGGGCATCGGCACGAGCGCTCTTGCCGCCCATCGGCAGGGAATCGAAGCCTTCACCGGTATCGAACTGGATGCCGACTACCTCCAGTTTGCACATGAACGGCTGAATGGAGGAAGGGATTTCCTCTTTCCGCCAGCGAACAGTCCTTGA
- a CDS encoding alanine--glyoxylate aminotransferase family protein yields MPTPKLFSPGPIDVSKETFEAMSHTMIGHRGSDFEALYASLQPGLQEIFGTKRPVFLSTSSAWGVMEGALRNLARKKVLCLCCGAFSDKWLDVAKKCGYEADSVQVGWGETFDPEAVRAKLAEGGFDTVTFIHSETSTGVLNDLPAIAKVVKSFPDTMLIVDTVSSLSTVDVDMDANGVDVMLAGVQKALALPPGLAVFAVSEAAMERAKGTPNRGYYFDFVEFAKNAAVNNTPSTPAISVLYGLQYILGEIAKESFAARKARHAKTNAMIHAWGAKHGFEHFAPEGYRSTALTCFKTPEGFDQSGFIKNLKTKHNFLINGGYGKVKGLTFRISNMGNETEATMQELIDAMDDVLGG; encoded by the coding sequence ATGCCAACGCCCAAACTCTTCAGTCCAGGCCCCATCGACGTCTCGAAGGAAACCTTCGAGGCGATGTCCCACACCATGATCGGCCACCGCGGCTCCGATTTCGAGGCGCTTTACGCCTCCCTCCAGCCCGGTCTCCAGGAGATCTTCGGAACGAAGCGCCCTGTCTTTCTTTCCACCTCGTCCGCCTGGGGTGTGATGGAAGGCGCCCTGCGCAATCTGGCCCGCAAGAAGGTGCTCTGCCTCTGCTGCGGCGCGTTCTCCGACAAGTGGCTGGATGTCGCGAAAAAGTGCGGCTATGAAGCGGATTCCGTCCAGGTCGGCTGGGGTGAAACCTTCGACCCGGAAGCCGTCCGCGCCAAGCTGGCGGAAGGTGGCTTCGACACCGTCACCTTCATCCACTCGGAGACCTCCACCGGCGTCCTCAACGATCTGCCTGCCATCGCCAAGGTGGTGAAGTCCTTTCCGGACACCATGCTCATCGTGGACACCGTTTCCTCCCTCTCCACCGTGGATGTGGATATGGATGCGAATGGCGTGGATGTGATGCTCGCGGGCGTCCAGAAGGCTCTGGCGCTGCCTCCGGGACTCGCCGTATTCGCCGTTTCCGAAGCGGCCATGGAACGCGCCAAGGGCACCCCGAACCGGGGCTACTACTTCGACTTCGTCGAGTTCGCGAAGAACGCCGCGGTGAACAACACGCCGTCCACCCCGGCCATCTCCGTCCTCTACGGCCTGCAATATATCCTCGGTGAAATCGCCAAAGAAAGCTTCGCCGCCCGCAAGGCACGCCATGCCAAAACGAACGCGATGATCCACGCGTGGGGTGCGAAGCACGGCTTCGAGCACTTCGCGCCGGAGGGCTACCGCTCCACCGCCCTCACCTGCTTCAAGACGCCGGAAGGCTTCGACCAGTCCGGGTTCATCAAGAACCTGAAGACGAAGCACAACTTCCTCATCAACGGCGGCTACGGCAAGGTCAAGGGTCTCACCTTCCGCATCTCCAACATGGGCAACGAAACCGAAGCGACGATGCAGGAACTCATCGACGCGATGGATGACGTGCTGGGCGGTTGA
- a CDS encoding CCA tRNA nucleotidyltransferase: protein MSARESALHLASRLREAGHTALFAGGCVRDRLLGREPKDYDIATSATPGEVLRLFPGSNEVGAHFGVVIAKHGGHHVEIATFRTDGCYKDGRRPETVEFSTPEKDAERRDFTINGLFEDPETGEIIDHVGGMADLQARCLRAIGDPSARFSEDALRLLRAVRFSTSLEFPIEEKTHEAIRAHAGLLAKISPERIRDEFSRIITCPHRRQGIELLVESRLMEHIVPEVYALIGCDQPPEWHPEGDVYVHTLIMLDMLGADAPLELCLAVLLHDIAKPPTRTVDEDTGRIRFNGHDALGAEMAADILTRLKYPNAVIDAVVPMVARHMQFMHVQKMRVAKLKKFMAEPTFPMEMELHRVDCGSSNGFTDNYDFLLEKETEFSAQPLIPPRLVTGQDLIARGMKPGPQFREVLEFIQTEQLEGRILDRESALNHLDGLPRETSV, encoded by the coding sequence ATGTCCGCACGGGAATCCGCCCTCCACCTGGCCAGCCGCCTCCGCGAAGCTGGTCACACCGCCCTTTTCGCCGGTGGGTGCGTGCGCGACCGTCTGCTTGGCAGGGAACCGAAGGACTACGACATCGCCACCTCGGCGACTCCGGGGGAGGTCCTGCGTCTTTTCCCCGGTTCCAATGAAGTGGGGGCCCATTTTGGCGTCGTGATCGCGAAACATGGCGGACACCATGTGGAAATCGCCACGTTCCGGACGGATGGCTGCTACAAGGATGGCCGTCGCCCGGAAACCGTGGAATTCTCCACTCCTGAGAAGGACGCGGAACGGAGGGACTTCACCATCAACGGTTTGTTCGAGGATCCCGAAACCGGCGAAATCATCGACCATGTGGGTGGGATGGCGGATCTTCAGGCCCGTTGTCTGCGGGCCATCGGCGATCCCTCCGCGCGCTTTTCCGAGGACGCGCTGCGCTTGCTGCGGGCGGTCCGCTTCTCCACCTCACTGGAATTTCCCATCGAGGAAAAGACGCACGAAGCCATCCGCGCGCACGCCGGGCTGCTGGCAAAGATCTCCCCGGAGCGCATCCGGGACGAGTTTTCCCGGATCATCACCTGCCCGCACCGCCGGCAAGGCATCGAGCTGCTGGTGGAGAGCCGGTTGATGGAGCATATCGTCCCGGAAGTGTACGCACTCATCGGGTGCGACCAGCCGCCGGAATGGCATCCGGAGGGGGACGTCTACGTCCACACCCTCATCATGCTGGACATGCTGGGAGCGGACGCACCGCTGGAGCTGTGTCTGGCCGTCCTGCTGCACGATATCGCCAAACCGCCTACCCGGACGGTTGATGAGGATACCGGCCGCATCCGCTTCAACGGCCATGACGCACTGGGTGCTGAAATGGCCGCGGATATTCTCACCCGCTTGAAATACCCGAACGCGGTGATCGATGCTGTCGTGCCGATGGTGGCGAGACACATGCAGTTCATGCACGTCCAGAAAATGAGGGTGGCCAAGCTGAAGAAGTTCATGGCCGAGCCGACTTTCCCGATGGAAATGGAGCTGCACCGTGTCGATTGCGGATCTTCCAACGGATTCACGGATAACTACGACTTCCTTCTGGAAAAGGAGACGGAGTTTTCCGCGCAGCCGCTGATACCCCCCCGCCTGGTGACCGGCCAGGACCTCATCGCCCGCGGGATGAAGCCCGGCCCTCAATTCCGCGAAGTGCTGGAGTTCATCCAGACCGAGCAACTCGAGGGACGAATCCTTGATCGTGAAAGTGCCCTGAACCATCTGGATGGACTGCCGCGCGAAACTTCCGTCTGA
- the dapA gene encoding 4-hydroxy-tetrahydrodipicolinate synthase, with protein sequence MSFSGTYTALITPFRDGGIDVPAFQALIERQIAAKVTGIVPVGTTGESPTLDTEEHIEVIRLAVEFAAGRCEVVAGTGANATAEAIELTEAAEKLGATGTLQVCPYYNKPSQEGLYQHFRAIAESTELPIMLYSVPGRSSIEIAPETAARLAADCPTVVAIKEAGGSVDRVNQLVQALPEGFGILSGDDPLTLPFFAAGANGLVSVAANLVPEVIVSLVNACLAGNFSEALALQKKYYPLMRGLMSIDVNPVPIKSAVALQGHCSDEFRLPLVGLNSSGTEQLTALLKSYNLL encoded by the coding sequence ATGAGCTTTTCCGGCACCTACACCGCCCTGATCACCCCGTTCCGCGACGGCGGGATCGACGTCCCCGCTTTCCAAGCCCTCATTGAAAGACAGATCGCCGCGAAAGTCACCGGCATCGTCCCGGTCGGCACCACGGGTGAATCCCCCACCCTCGATACGGAGGAACACATCGAGGTGATCCGCCTCGCCGTGGAATTCGCCGCCGGCCGCTGCGAAGTCGTCGCCGGAACCGGTGCGAACGCCACCGCCGAAGCGATCGAGCTTACGGAAGCCGCCGAGAAGCTGGGCGCCACGGGCACGCTGCAGGTTTGCCCGTATTACAACAAGCCGTCCCAGGAAGGCCTCTACCAACATTTCCGCGCCATCGCCGAGTCCACCGAGCTGCCGATCATGCTCTACAGCGTGCCCGGCCGCTCCAGCATCGAGATCGCCCCGGAGACGGCGGCCCGCCTCGCCGCGGACTGCCCGACCGTCGTCGCCATAAAGGAGGCGGGTGGATCCGTTGACCGCGTGAACCAGCTCGTCCAGGCGCTGCCGGAGGGCTTCGGCATCCTCAGCGGGGATGATCCGCTCACCCTGCCCTTCTTCGCCGCCGGTGCGAACGGCCTCGTTTCCGTCGCCGCGAACCTCGTCCCCGAGGTGATCGTCAGCCTCGTGAACGCCTGCCTTGCGGGGAACTTCTCCGAAGCGCTCGCGCTGCAGAAGAAGTATTACCCGCTGATGCGCGGCCTGATGTCCATCGACGTCAACCCGGTGCCGATCAAGTCCGCCGTCGCCCTGCAGGGCCACTGCTCGGACGAGTTCCGCCTGCCCCTCGTCGGACTCAACTCCTCCGGCACGGAGCAGCTCACCGCGCTCCTCAAGTCCTACAATCTCCTCTGA
- a CDS encoding Rne/Rng family ribonuclease → MIQRIKRLLGIGKPDPSRGNSIIVNVEKLERRVALLEDGVLEEYTVEREGDQNIVGGIFKGKVKNIEPGLKAMFVDIGLDKNAFLHFWDAIPAALDSGLEEIQREGRQKKQQKKITSKDIPDIYPIGSEIVIQVSKGPIGTKGPRVTTNISLAGRYLVLMPFTEQFGISRKIEDPKERQRLRRIVQKLSVPEGMGIIMRTVASGTRARHFVRDLAMLLEQWDEIEEKRATRPAPACIFQEPGLIERTARDFLTDEIDQVLCDDAETTELIRDIAGKISRRAKRRVHHLATGHQPIFEKVSIQKQIDEAFSRQVWLPCGGYIVIDETEALISVDVNTGRNRGSKDVDKMILETNVEAAQEVARQLRLRNIGGLVVVDFIDMRHRKDQQTVYKAMKDRLKKDKAKTQVLQISPIGLMEMTRQRLNESLRDSMYEPCPYCQGRGRVKTPMTMSVEIQRRLNSVIQKHRDHVGDLIVIVNSDVLNRFKSDDAKLLVELERSHSGRLIFRSDPSLHRERFAVIDAATEKTIDQA, encoded by the coding sequence ATGATCCAACGTATCAAACGACTCCTCGGAATCGGCAAACCCGATCCCTCGCGGGGAAACAGCATCATCGTCAACGTCGAGAAACTGGAGCGACGCGTCGCCCTGCTCGAGGACGGTGTCCTTGAGGAATACACCGTCGAGCGCGAAGGCGACCAGAACATCGTCGGCGGCATCTTCAAGGGAAAGGTCAAGAACATCGAACCCGGCCTGAAGGCCATGTTCGTTGACATCGGCCTGGACAAGAACGCCTTCCTCCACTTCTGGGACGCCATCCCCGCTGCCCTCGACTCCGGGCTGGAGGAGATCCAGCGCGAAGGCAGGCAGAAGAAGCAGCAGAAGAAGATCACTTCGAAGGACATCCCGGACATCTATCCGATCGGTTCGGAGATCGTGATCCAGGTTTCCAAAGGCCCCATCGGCACGAAGGGACCGCGCGTCACCACGAACATCTCGCTGGCCGGCCGCTATCTGGTGCTGATGCCCTTCACGGAGCAGTTCGGCATTTCCCGGAAGATCGAGGACCCGAAGGAGCGCCAGCGCCTCCGCCGCATCGTCCAGAAGCTGTCCGTGCCGGAAGGAATGGGTATCATCATGCGGACGGTGGCCAGCGGCACGCGTGCCCGCCACTTCGTCCGCGACCTCGCCATGCTGCTGGAGCAGTGGGACGAGATCGAGGAGAAGCGCGCCACCCGCCCCGCCCCGGCCTGCATCTTCCAGGAACCCGGCCTCATCGAGCGCACCGCCCGTGATTTCCTGACGGACGAGATCGACCAGGTGCTCTGCGATGATGCGGAGACCACCGAACTCATCCGCGACATCGCCGGCAAGATCTCCCGCCGCGCGAAGCGCCGGGTCCACCACCTGGCGACCGGCCACCAGCCGATTTTCGAAAAAGTCAGCATCCAGAAGCAGATCGACGAAGCGTTTTCCCGCCAGGTGTGGCTCCCGTGTGGCGGCTACATCGTGATCGATGAAACCGAGGCACTCATCTCCGTCGACGTGAACACGGGCCGCAACCGCGGCTCGAAGGACGTGGACAAGATGATCCTCGAAACCAACGTCGAGGCGGCCCAGGAGGTCGCCCGCCAGCTCCGCCTGCGGAACATCGGCGGTCTGGTGGTCGTTGACTTCATCGACATGCGCCACCGCAAGGACCAGCAGACGGTCTACAAAGCGATGAAGGACCGCCTGAAGAAGGACAAGGCGAAGACGCAGGTCCTGCAGATCTCCCCCATCGGCCTGATGGAGATGACGCGCCAGCGCCTGAACGAGTCCCTGCGGGACTCGATGTACGAACCGTGCCCGTATTGCCAGGGCCGCGGCCGGGTGAAAACGCCGATGACCATGTCCGTGGAAATCCAGCGCCGCCTGAACTCCGTGATCCAGAAACACCGCGACCATGTGGGCGACCTCATCGTCATCGTGAACAGCGACGTGCTCAACCGCTTCAAGTCGGACGATGCGAAGCTGCTGGTGGAGCTGGAACGCTCCCACTCCGGCCGCCTCATCTTCCGTTCGGACCCGTCGCTCCACCGCGAGCGCTTCGCCGTCATCGACGCGGCGACAGAGAAGACCATCGACCAAGCCTGA